A portion of the Drosophila sechellia strain sech25 chromosome 2R, ASM438219v1, whole genome shotgun sequence genome contains these proteins:
- the LOC6609478 gene encoding putative inorganic phosphate cotransporter isoform X1: MPFRRSSLNHRHRDGHVLVWNQRNLHESLEQQPQRCFATRYFVTFMLFLGMANAYVMRTNMSVAIVAMVNHTAIKSGEAEEYDDECGDRDIPIDDSQDGEFPWSSALQGYILSSFFYGYVITQIPFGILAKKYGSMRFLGYGMLINSVFAFLVPVAARGGGVWGLCAVRFIQGLGEGPIVPCTHAMLAKWIPPNERSRMGAAVYAGAQFGTIISMPLSGLLAEYGFDGGWPSIFYVFGVVGTVWSIAFLIFVHEDPSSHPSIDEREKKYINDSLWGTDVVKSPPIPFKAIIKSLPFYAILFAHMGHNYGYETLMTELPTYMKQVLRFSLKSNGLLSALPYLAMWLFSMFISVVADWMISSKRFSHTATRKLINSIGQYGPGVALIAASYTGCDRALTLAILTIGVGLNGGIYSGFKINHLDLTPRFAGFLMSITNCSANLAGLLAPIAAGHLISDPSKPMMGQWQIVFFIAAFVYIICGTFYNIFGSGERQYWDNPEDDEQKPALQSTVTTSPARLSNGSTAPAAISSS, from the exons ATGCCCTTCCGACGCAGCAGTCTGAATCATCGGCATCGCGATGGCCATGTTTTGGTGTGGAATCAGAGGAATCTCCATGAATCTCTGGAGCAACAGCCGCAGA GATGCTTTGCCACCCGGTACTTTGTGACCTTTATGCTTTTCCTGGGCATGGCCAATGCCTATGTGATGCGCACCAATATGTCGGTGGCCATTGTGGCCATGGTGAACCACACGGCCATCAAGTCTGGAGAGGCAGAGGAGTACGACGATGAGTGCGGAGATCGGGATATTCCCATT GATGACTCCCAGGATGGCGAATTTCCCTGGAGCTCAGCTCTGCAGGGCTACATCCTGTCGTCCTTCTTCTACGGTTATGTCATCACCCAGATTCCCTTTGGAATCTTGGCCAAGAAGTACGGTTCCATGCGCTTCCTCGGCTACGGCATGTTGATCAACTCCGTGTTTGCCTTCCTGGTTCCGGTGGCTGCCCGCGGCGGAGGTGTTTGGGGTCTGTGCGCCGTGCGTTTCATCCAAGGTCTGGGTGAGGGTCCCATCGTGCCCTGCACCCACGCCATGTTGGCCAAATGGATTCCGCCCAACGAGAGATCACGAATGGGTGCCGCCGTGTATGCGGGTGCTCAGTTTGGAACCATCATCTCGATGCCACTTTCTGGCCTGCTGGCGGAATACGGATTCGATGGCGGCTGGCCGTCGATCTTCTATGTGTTTGGAGTTGTGGGAACCGTCTGGTCCATCGCCTTCCTGATCTTCGTGCACGAGGATCCCTCTTCGCATCCCTCTATTGATGAGCGCGAGAAGAAGTACATTAACGATTCCCTCTGGGGAACTGATGTTGTTAAG AGCCCTCCCATTCCCTTCAAGGCCATCATCAAGTCGCTGCCCTTCTACGCCATTCTGTTCGCCCACATGGGTCACAACTACGGCTATGAGACTCTGATGACCGAGCTGCCCACCTACATGAAGCAGGTGCTCCGCTTCTCCCTGAAGTCGAACGGTCTCCTCAGCGCCCTGCCCTACCTGGCCATGTGGCTCTTCTCCATGTTCATCTCGGTGGTCGCCGATTGGATGATTAGCTCGAAGAGATTCTCGCACACGGCCACCAGGAAGCTGATCAACAGTATTGGCCAGTATGGACCAGGAGTCGCCTTAATCGCCGCCTCCTACACGGGCTGCGACAGAGCACTGACCCTGGCAATCCTCACCATCGGAGTGGGTCTTAATGGAGGCATCTACTCCGGCTTCAAGATCAACCACTTGGACCTCACACCGCGTTTCGCCGGCTTCCTAATGTCGATCACGAACTGCTCAGCCAATTTGGCTGGTCTTTTGGCGCCCATTGCTGCGGGCCACCTCATTTCTGATCCCAGCAAG ccCATGATGGGTCAGTGGCAGATCGTGTTCTTCATCGCTGCCTTTGTGTACATCATCTGCGGTACCTTCTACAACATCTTCGGATCCGGTGAGCGTCAGTACTGGGACAATCCGGAGGACGATGAGCAGAAGCCGGCCCTCCAGTCGACCGTCACCACCTCCCCAGCAAGGCTGAGCAACGGCAGCACGGCACCAGCGGCCATCTCGAGTTCCTAG
- the LOC6609478 gene encoding putative inorganic phosphate cotransporter isoform X2, whose product MSASKEAICGSTEKDLEKPALGCFATRYFVTFMLFLGMANAYVMRTNMSVAIVAMVNHTAIKSGEAEEYDDECGDRDIPIDDSQDGEFPWSSALQGYILSSFFYGYVITQIPFGILAKKYGSMRFLGYGMLINSVFAFLVPVAARGGGVWGLCAVRFIQGLGEGPIVPCTHAMLAKWIPPNERSRMGAAVYAGAQFGTIISMPLSGLLAEYGFDGGWPSIFYVFGVVGTVWSIAFLIFVHEDPSSHPSIDEREKKYINDSLWGTDVVKSPPIPFKAIIKSLPFYAILFAHMGHNYGYETLMTELPTYMKQVLRFSLKSNGLLSALPYLAMWLFSMFISVVADWMISSKRFSHTATRKLINSIGQYGPGVALIAASYTGCDRALTLAILTIGVGLNGGIYSGFKINHLDLTPRFAGFLMSITNCSANLAGLLAPIAAGHLISDPSKPMMGQWQIVFFIAAFVYIICGTFYNIFGSGERQYWDNPEDDEQKPALQSTVTTSPARLSNGSTAPAAISSS is encoded by the exons ATGTCAGCGTCGAAGGAGGCGATTTGCGGGAGCACGGAGAAGGATCTGGAGAAGCCGGCATTGG GATGCTTTGCCACCCGGTACTTTGTGACCTTTATGCTTTTCCTGGGCATGGCCAATGCCTATGTGATGCGCACCAATATGTCGGTGGCCATTGTGGCCATGGTGAACCACACGGCCATCAAGTCTGGAGAGGCAGAGGAGTACGACGATGAGTGCGGAGATCGGGATATTCCCATT GATGACTCCCAGGATGGCGAATTTCCCTGGAGCTCAGCTCTGCAGGGCTACATCCTGTCGTCCTTCTTCTACGGTTATGTCATCACCCAGATTCCCTTTGGAATCTTGGCCAAGAAGTACGGTTCCATGCGCTTCCTCGGCTACGGCATGTTGATCAACTCCGTGTTTGCCTTCCTGGTTCCGGTGGCTGCCCGCGGCGGAGGTGTTTGGGGTCTGTGCGCCGTGCGTTTCATCCAAGGTCTGGGTGAGGGTCCCATCGTGCCCTGCACCCACGCCATGTTGGCCAAATGGATTCCGCCCAACGAGAGATCACGAATGGGTGCCGCCGTGTATGCGGGTGCTCAGTTTGGAACCATCATCTCGATGCCACTTTCTGGCCTGCTGGCGGAATACGGATTCGATGGCGGCTGGCCGTCGATCTTCTATGTGTTTGGAGTTGTGGGAACCGTCTGGTCCATCGCCTTCCTGATCTTCGTGCACGAGGATCCCTCTTCGCATCCCTCTATTGATGAGCGCGAGAAGAAGTACATTAACGATTCCCTCTGGGGAACTGATGTTGTTAAG AGCCCTCCCATTCCCTTCAAGGCCATCATCAAGTCGCTGCCCTTCTACGCCATTCTGTTCGCCCACATGGGTCACAACTACGGCTATGAGACTCTGATGACCGAGCTGCCCACCTACATGAAGCAGGTGCTCCGCTTCTCCCTGAAGTCGAACGGTCTCCTCAGCGCCCTGCCCTACCTGGCCATGTGGCTCTTCTCCATGTTCATCTCGGTGGTCGCCGATTGGATGATTAGCTCGAAGAGATTCTCGCACACGGCCACCAGGAAGCTGATCAACAGTATTGGCCAGTATGGACCAGGAGTCGCCTTAATCGCCGCCTCCTACACGGGCTGCGACAGAGCACTGACCCTGGCAATCCTCACCATCGGAGTGGGTCTTAATGGAGGCATCTACTCCGGCTTCAAGATCAACCACTTGGACCTCACACCGCGTTTCGCCGGCTTCCTAATGTCGATCACGAACTGCTCAGCCAATTTGGCTGGTCTTTTGGCGCCCATTGCTGCGGGCCACCTCATTTCTGATCCCAGCAAG ccCATGATGGGTCAGTGGCAGATCGTGTTCTTCATCGCTGCCTTTGTGTACATCATCTGCGGTACCTTCTACAACATCTTCGGATCCGGTGAGCGTCAGTACTGGGACAATCCGGAGGACGATGAGCAGAAGCCGGCCCTCCAGTCGACCGTCACCACCTCCCCAGCAAGGCTGAGCAACGGCAGCACGGCACCAGCGGCCATCTCGAGTTCCTAG
- the LOC6609479 gene encoding cilia- and flagella-associated protein 161, which produces MPCRVGDMDSISARFQPSVRIGNWVEENCLEEDKIVNFKKQRDRGELLVEKARTLYDNFHKEIVLAAPKQTIIFGAIVQLMPIHINISDMDTTDLNAALSVVINEKVVRKSQSINEDCELSVAPSKRPCVRNSFKIVSGDGRDRTGENIKYGQRFQLQCMASEHDPIVLYSGPKRCNLQQGVHATYLSHKNGELNLNLGLVHRSKLSCPDYDIPIAYTNWFCRHVDPKQRFESEGEDIPSNSPLVIVHATTNRNLAAENVLIQTLFGPEFLVSVQNYRNIYRHEIWKNVWMISNGHQTGSKSANSTSH; this is translated from the exons ATGCCTTGCAGAGTCGGTGATATGGATTCTATATCCGCTCGGTTTCAGCCCAGTGTGAGAATTGGCAATTGGGTGGAAGAAAATTGCCTTGAAGAG GACAAAATAGTGAACTTTAAGAAACAACGCGATCGTGGCGAACTTTTGGTGGAAAAGGCACGCACTTTGTATGATAATTTCCACAAGGAGATCGTTTTGGCTGCTCCCAAGCAAACCATTATATTCGGAGCTATTGTTCAACTAATGCCCATCCATATAAACATCAGTGATATGGATACAACCGATCTGAATGCCGCCTTGTCGGTGGTGATTAACGAAAAGGTGGTGCGAAAAAGCCAGTCAATCAATGAGGACTGTGAGCTATCCGTGGCGCCTTCGAAGCGGCCTTGTGTGCGAAACTCCTTCAAAATAGTCAGTGGAGATGGTCGGGATCGCACTGGGGAGAATATTAAGTATGGGCAGCGATTCCAGCTGCAGTGCATGGCTTCGGAACACGATCCCATAGTACTGTACAGTGGTCCCAAGCGGTGCAATCTGCAGCAGGGTGTCCATGCCACCTATTTGTCGCACAAAAACGGGGAGCTCAATCTCAACCTGGGACTAGTGCACCGCAGT AAATTGTCATGCCCGGACTACGATATACCCATAGCATACACGAATTGGTTCTGCAGACATGTAGATCCAAAGCAGCGTTTTGAAAGCGAAGGAGAAGATATACCT AGCAATTCCCCTTTGGTAATCGTGCATGCAACCACAAATCGAAATCTAGCTGCCGAAAATGTTCTAATCCAAACCCTTTTTGGCCCCGAATTTCTGGTGTCCGTGCAAAACTATCGCAATATCTACAGGCACGAGATTTGGAAGAACGTATGGATGATTAGCAACGGACACCAGACTGGATCAAAGTCTGCAAATTCTACGTCTCATTAA
- the LOC116800696 gene encoding trypsin-1, protein MSSVNNLVKLSILLLAVTFVHSDMNVAEESRIIGGQFAAPGQFPHQVSLQLNGRHHCGGSLISDTMIVTAAHCTVGQNPGQMKAIVGTNDLSAGNGQTFNIVQFIIHPRYNPQSQDFDMSLIKLSSPVPMGGAVQTIQLADSDSNYAADTMAMISGFGAINQNLQLPNRLKFAQVQLWSRDYCNSQNIPGLTDRMVCAGHPSGQVSSCQGDSGGPLTVDGKLFGVVSWGFGCGAKGRPAMYTYVGALRSWIKQNANV, encoded by the coding sequence ATGTCTTCGGTTAACAATCTAGTGAAACTATCGATCCTGCTCCTAGCTGTGACTTTTGTTCACAGTGATATGAATGTGGCGGAAGAGTCACGCATTATTGGTGGCCAGTTTGCTGCTCCGGGACAATTTCCACATCAGGTGTCCCTCCAGCTAAATGGACGGCATCACTGCGGTGGTTCCCTGATCTCCGACACGATGATCGTGACAGCTGCCCACTGCACCGTGGGCCAGAATCCCGGTCAGATGAAGGCGATTGTGGGAACAAACGATCTGAGCGCCGGAAATGGTCAGACCTTCAACATTGTCCAGTTCATCATACATCCGCGTTATAATCCGCAGAGCCAAGACTTTGATATGTCGCTTATTAAGTTGAGCAGCCCGGTTCCGATGGGAGGAGCTGTACAAACCATTCAACTGGCAGATTCGGACTCCAACTATGCCGCGGATACGATGGCGATGATTAGCGGATTCGGCGCCATCAATCAGAACTTGCAGCTGCCCAACCGTTTGAAGTTCGCCCAGGTGCAATTGTGGAGCCGTGATTACTGCAACTCACAAAACATTCCCGGCCTCACGGATCGCATGGTATGTGCTGGACATCCCAGTGGCCAAGTAAGCTCCTGCCAGGGTGACTCCGGTGGTCCACTGACCGTCGATGGCAAGCTCTTCGGTGTGGTGTCTTGGGGATTCGGTTGCGGAGCCAAGGGACGTCCGGCCATGTACACCTATGTGGGTGCCCTCAGGTCCTGGATCAAACAGAATGCCAATGTGTAA